One Saccharomyces mikatae IFO 1815 strain IFO1815 genome assembly, chromosome: 16 genomic region harbors:
- the KRE6 gene encoding beta-glucan synthesis-associated protein KRE6 (similar to Saccharomyces cerevisiae SKN1 (YGR143W) and KRE6 (YPR159W); ancestral locus Anc_3.508), which yields MPLRNLTETHNFSSTNLGTDGPDGDGDRSSLSPSPSFGQENENNSNNNADLSNPFMGSDEESNERDGESLSSSVHYQPRGSDSSLLHDNSRLDISQNNGISDYKGYYSKNNSRVVSTANDNSFLQPPHRAIASSPSLTSNLSKNDILSPPEFDRYPLVGSRVTSMTQLNHHGRSPSSSPGNESSASFSSNPFLGEQDFSPFGGYPASSFPLMIDEKEDDDYLHNPDPEEEARLDRRRFIDDFKYMDKRSASGLAGVLFLFMAGIFIFIVLPALTFTGAINHKSATEEVTYLTQYQYPRLSAIRTSLVDPDTPDTAKTREAMDGSKWQLVFSDEFNAEGRTFYEGDDQYWTAPDVHYDATKDLEWYSPDASITANGTLRLRMDAFKNHGLYYRSGMLQSWNKLCFTQGALEISANLPNYGRVSGLWPGLWTMGNLGRPGYLASTQGVWPYSYESCDAGITPNQSSPDGISYLPGQKLSVCTCDGEDHPNQGVGRGAPEIDVLEGETDTKLGVGVASQSLQIAPFDIWYMPDYDFIEIYNFTTTTMNSYAGGPFQQAVSAVSTLNATWCEFGEDSGYYQKYAIEYLNDNDDGYIRWFVGDTPTYTIHAKALHPNGNIDWRRISKEPMSIILNLGISNNWAYIDWQYIFFPVVMSIDYVRLYQPSNAVSVTCDPSDYPTYDYIQSHLNAFMNANLTTWEDAGYTFPKNILTGKCTSSKFKLAS from the coding sequence ATGCCTTTAAGAAACCTGACAGAGACGCACAACTTTAGTAGTACAAACCTGGGTACGGATGGCCCAGACGGCGATGGTGATCgctcttctctttctccATCTCCATCTTTTGGACAAGAGAACGAGAACAATAGCAACAATAATGCTGATCTTTCAAACCCTTTTATGGGGAGTGACGAAGAATCCAATGAACGTGATGGAGAgtctctttcttcttctgttcaTTATCAGCCACGGGGAAGTGACTCTTCTCTACTTCATGACAATTCTCGTTTGGACATAAGTCAAAATAATGGTATATCTGATTACAAAGGTTACTATTCAAAAAACAACAGTAGAGTGGTGAGTACAGCTAACGATAACtcatttcttcaaccaCCACATAGAGCCATAGCCTCATCTCCTTCCTTGACCTCTAATTTATCGAAGAATGACATTCTCTCTCCTCCGGAATTTGATAGATATCCTTTGGTGGGTTCCCGAGTCACTTCTATGACTCAACTAAACCATCACGGTCGctcaccatcatcatctccTGGAAATGAATCGTCTgcatcattttcttctaacCCATTTTTGGGAGAACAGGATTTTTCTCCATTTGGTGGGTATCCTGCCTCATCTTTCCCACTTATGAtagatgaaaaggaagatgatgattacCTGCACAATCCTGACCCTGAGGAAGAAGCAAGACTGGATAGAAGGAGATTTATAGATGACTTCAAGTATATGGACAAAAGGTCTGCTAGTGGGTTGGCTGGTGtgttgtttttgttcatgGCAGgcatctttatttttatcgtTTTACCAGCGTTAACCTTTACGGGTGCTATTAATCACAAAAGTGCTACTGAAGAAGTTACGTATTTAACTCAATACCAATACCCTCGACTATCCGCCATTAGAACATCTCTGGTGGATCCAGACACGCCTGATACTGCAAAGACAAGAGAAGCTATGGATGGCTCTAAATGGCAATTGGTATTTTCTGATGAGTTCAATGCAGAAGGGAGGACATTTTATGAAGGTGACGATCAATATTGGACGGCTCCTGATGTTCACTATGATGCTACTAAGGATTTAGAATGGTATAGCCCAGATGCTTCCATTACTGCAAATGGTACCTTGAGATTAAGAATGGATGCTTTCAAAAATCACGGTTTATATTACAGATCAGGTATGCTGCAAAGTTGGAATAAACTTTGTTTCACACAGGGTGCCTTGGAAATTTCTGCCAACTTACCCAATTATGGCCGTGTTTCAGGGTTATGGCCCGGTCTTTGGACAATGGGTAATTTAGGGAGACCCGGTTATTTAGCCAGTACTCAAGGTGTGTGGCCATATTCGTATGAATCATGTGATGCTGGTATAACGCCCAATCAAAGTTCCCCGGATGGTATTTCTTACTTACCGGGTCAAAAGCTAAGTGTTTGTACTTGTGATGGTGAAGATCATCCAAATCAGGGTGTTGGTAGAGGAGCTCCTGAAATCGATGTTCTGGAAGGTGAAACTGACACCAAACTTGGTGTAGGTGTTGCCTCTCAATCTTTACAAATTGCACCTTTTGATATCTGGTACATGCCTGATTATGATTTTATCGAAATCTACAATTTCACAACGACGACAATGAACTCATATGCTGGCGGTCCATTTCAACAAGCCGTGTCTGCTGTTTCCACTTTGAATGCAACCTGGTGTGAGTTTGGTGAAGACAGTGgttattatcaaaaatacgCTATAGAGTATTTGAATGATAACGACGACGGCTATATTCGTTGGTTTGTTGGTGATACTCCAACCTACACAATTCATGCCAAGGCCTTACATCCTAATGGTAATATTGATTGGAGAAGAATTAGCAAAGAACCAATGTCGATTATTCTAAACTTAGGTATCTCCAATAATTGGGCCTATATTGATTGGcaatatattttcttcccaGTGGTCATGTCGATTGACTATGTGAGACTATATCAACCAAGTAACGCTGTATCCGTGACATGCGATCCAAGCGATTATCCAACATATGACTATATTCAATCGCATTTAAATGCATTCATGAATGCAAATTTAACTACCTGGGAAGATGCTGGTTACACGTTCCCTAAAAATATTCTAACTGGTAAATGTACTAGCTCTAAATTCAAATTGGCCTCTTAA
- the CUR1 gene encoding Cur1p (similar to Saccharomyces cerevisiae BTN2 (YGR142W) and CUR1 (YPR158W); ancestral locus Anc_3.506), which yields MATACIYQPNFIEINVSDGPLDMIRKKRKLQQPQQDPSPRESKRQPQFSIRKIKHSYILSLYKEITFQLVAEIIKKKISKIWGKVYIPSYELVSDSNGNQVYVEQDVNEDKLSSEIMMRLNPNQIDLEATQELFDDYHLELTHLANGISISSSNDRFHKEFSFNNTIDGKFRIRGTSVSADSLGKVYGIMQIEIPFNGDSLRNECTVSGYSAYQSQTDEPNDIEQEIRAFNISRDKQEGIIKEEVSRRLKA from the coding sequence ATGGCTACTGCATGCATTTACCAACCTAATTTCATTGAGATTAATGTATCTGATGGACCACTGGACATGATCcgcaagaaaagaaaattacaACAGCCGCAACAAGATCCATCCCCTCGAGAGAGTAAACGCCAACCACAGTTTTCTATACGAAAGATTAAGCACTCCTACATATTATCGCTTTATAAAGAAATCACATTCCAACTCGTTGCGGaaatcattaaaaaaaaaatatcgaAGATTTGGGGAAAAGTATACATCCCATCTTATGAACTGGTATCAGACAGTAACGGTAATCAAGTTTACGTGGAGCAAGATGTTAACGAAGATAAGCTCTCTTCTGAGATAATGATGAGACTGAATCCCAATCAAATTGACTTAGAAGCGACTCAGGAATTATTCGATGATTATCATTTAGAATTAACACACTTGGCAAACGGTATCAGCATATCTAGTTCAAACGATCGATTCCACAAGGAATTTTCCTTTAATAATACAATTGATGGTAAATTCAGAATCCGTGGGACGAGTGTATCTGCAGATAGTCTCGGAAAGGTTTATGGTATCATGCAGATTGAAATCCCCTTCAATGGCGACAGCCTGCGGAATGAGTGCACAGTTAGTGGGTATTCAGCGTACCAAAGTCAGACAGATGAACCTAATGATATAGAGCAAGAAATAAGAGCCTTTAATATTAGTCGAGATAAGCAGGAAGGTATCATTAAGGAGGAAGTATCCAGAAGATTGAAAGCGTGA
- the TDA6 gene encoding Tda6p (similar to Saccharomyces cerevisiae VPS62 (YGR141W) and TDA6 (YPR157W); ancestral locus Anc_3.505), whose product MHCVLGRILLWFSIAYVSVIEALVLPPLGEYDPLEPLMKRDTSTTLGNKVQYHGKLPPILNPVDVTNDQRTLHTPGKIPSYVINHCPLVHLYSEEKYWPSDIAEYVQNFQIKDKKGNSMPTHENLTLHDLKAGYNADLFGNGTEIHIPSSEVFLTSLDDFDKDPKWLLGHPPEYGTGYNSKAPAILIVVDKGNGWVDAFWFFFYPFNHGPFIMGQGPWGNHVGDWEHSLVRFYNGIPKYLWMSAHSSGTGYRYEAVEKVKKLRRRNHQDNDEDEDAILERPLIFSARGTHANYASAGQHAHDIPFFFMPLSDFTDRGPLWDPSLNFYSYTYDGKTVTPSTEREESLGLDWLHFQGGWGDKQLPAKDPRQKWCLAQWKYIGGPRGPLFKKLDRLNLCGGVKKWNIRNGGCPARRFIKKAEGLDAENTDLMGDNCGVLLYKIRPKWLRGVLRFVMWRGMLCSLMEFFTN is encoded by the coding sequence ATGCATTGCGTACTAGGGCGAATATTGCTGTGGTTCTCGATAGCATATGTAAGCGTCATAGAAGCGCTCGTCCTTCCACCCTTGGGGGAGTATGATCCCTTAGAGccattgatgaaaagagaTACATCTACGACACTTGGTAACAAGGTTCAATATCATGGTAAACTACCGCCTATACTTAACCCAGTTGATGTGACAAATGACCAAAGGACCTTGCATACACCGGGGAAGATTCCGTCTTATGTTATCAATCACTGTCCCCTTGTGCATCTGTATAGCGAGGAGAAATATTGGCCCTCGGATATTGCCGAGTACGTGcaaaactttcaaatcaaagataaaaaagGCAATTCTATGCCTACTCATGAAAACTTGACGCTACATGATTTGAAGGCCGGATACAATGCGGATTTGTTTGGCAATGGGACGGAAATCCATATTCCCAGCAGCGAAGTATTTTTGACCAGTTTGGATGATTTCGACAAGGATCCTAAATGGTTGCTGGGCCATCCACCAGAGTACGGAACAGGCTACAACTCCAAGGCGCCTGCAATTCTGATCGTGGTAGACAAGGGAAACGGCTGGGTCGATGCGTTttggttcttcttctaccCATTCAACCATGGTCCTTTTATTATGGGCCAAGGTCCCTGGGGCAATCATGTTGGTGACTGGGAACACTCTTTGGTTCGGTTCTATAACGGCATTCCGAAATATCTTTGGATGAGTGCGCATTCAAGTGGGACCGGCTATAGGTACGAAGCCGTTGagaaagtgaagaaattgCGTAGAAGGAACCATcaagataatgatgaagatgaagatgccATACTGGAAAGGCCGTTAATTTTCAGTGCCAGAGGCACTCATGCTAATTACGCATCTGCCGGGCAACATGCTCACGAtattccctttttttttatgccCTTGAGTGATTTTACCGATCGCGGTCCTCTGTGGGACCCATCTCTGAATTTTTACTCTTACACTTATGATGGCAAAACCGTGACACCTTCCACAGAAAGAGAGGAATCTTTAGGCTTGGATTGGTTGCACTTCCAAGGTGGATGGGGTGATAAACAATTACCTGCTAAAGATCCAAGACAAAAATGGTGTTTAGCCCAATGGAAGTATATTGGAGGTCCTCGTGGCCCCCTATTCAAGAAACTGGATAGGTTAAATTTGTGCGGTGGtgtgaaaaaatggaatattCGGAATGGTGGCTGTCCCGCAAGAAGATTTATCAAGAAAGCAGAAGGGTTGGACGCTGAAAATACAGACCTTATGGGTGACAACTGTGGTGTCTTACTTTACAAAATCAGACCAAAGTGGTTGAGAGGAGTTTTGAGATTTGTGATGTGGAGGGGTATGCTTTGTTCTCTTATGGAATTCTTCACTAATTGA
- the TPO3 gene encoding spermine transporter (similar to Saccharomyces cerevisiae TPO2 (YGR138C) and TPO3 (YPR156C); ancestral locus Anc_3.503), which yields MNRQESINSFNSDETSSLSDVESQQPQQYIPSENGSKSNMAPNQLKLTRTETVKSLQDMGVSSKAPVPDVNAPQSGKNKIFPEEYTLETPTGLVPVATLHSIGRTSTAISRTRTRQIEGASSPSSNEDALESDNNEKGKEGDSSGANDEAPDLDPEIEFVTFVTGDPENPHNWPGWIRWSYTVLLSILVICVAYGSACISGGLGTVEKKFHVGLEAAILSCSLMVIGFSLGPLIWSPVSDLYGRRVAYFVSMGLYVIFNIPCALAPNLGCLLACRFLCGVWSSSGLCLVGGSIADMFPSETRGKAIAFFAFAPYVGPVVGPLVNGFISVSTGRMDLIFWVNMAFAGVMWIIASAIPETYAPVILKRKAARLRKETGNPKIMTEQEAQGISMGEMMRGCLLRPLYFSVTEPVLVATCFYVCLIYSLLYAFFFAFPVIFGELYGYKDNLVGLMFIPIVIGALWALATTFYCENKYLQIVKQRKPTPEDRLLGAKIGAPFAAIALWILGATAYKHIIWVGPASAGLAFGFGMVLIYYSLNNYIIDCYVQYASSALATKVFLRSAGGAAFPLFTIQMYHKLNLHWGSWLLAFISTAMIALPFAFSYWGKGLRHKLSKKDYSIDSIE from the coding sequence ATGAACAGACAGGAATCCATAAACTCGTTTAATTCGGACGAAACATCTTCGTTGTCTGATGTGGAAAGTCAGCAGCCGCAACAATATATCCCTTCAGAGAATGGGTCTAAGTCCAATATGGCTCCCAATCAACTGAAGTTGACTCGGACAGAGACGGTGAAGTCATTGCAAGACATGGGTGTGAGCTCCAAGGCCCCAGTTCCTGATGTCAACGCTCCCCAATCTGGTAAAAATAAGATATTTCCTGAAGAATATACTTTAGAAACGCCAACAGGGTTGGTCCCCGTTGCCACTCTACACTCCATAGGGAGGACTTCCACTGCAATCTCTCGTACAAGAACTAGACAGATTGAAGGTGCATCTTCGCCCTCCTCTAATGAAGATGCTTTAGAAAGTGATAATAATGAGAAAGGTAAAGAAGGCGACTCTAGCGGTGCCAATGATGAGGCGCCAGACCTAGATCCTGAAATTGAGTTCGTTACTTTTGTCACTGGCGATCCAGAAAATCCTCATAACTGGCCTGGATGGATTCGTTGGTCCTACACAGTCCTTTTGTCCATCCTGGTCATTTGCGTTGCCTACGGTTCTGCTTGTATCAGTGGTGGTTTGGGAACTGtcgagaaaaaatttcatgtCGGTTTGGAAGCTGCTATTTTGTCGTGTTCTTTGATGGTTATCGGCTTCTCGCTGGGCCCTTTAATTTGGTCTCCTGTTAGTGATCTATACGGTAGAAGAGTCGCTTACTTCGTCTCCATGGGTCTTTATgtcattttcaacattCCTTGTGCTTTAGCTCCCAATTTAGGATGTCTTTTAGCCTGTAGATTTTTATGTGGTGTTTGGTCATCATCCGGTTTGTGTCTAGTCGGTGGGTCTATTGCTGATATGTTCCCAAGTGAAACAAGAGGTAAGGCCATCGCCTTCTTTGCCTTTGCTCCTTATGTTGGTCCCGTGGTGGGTCCATTGGTAAATGGTTTTATTTCCGTTTCTACCGGCCGCATGGACCTGATCTTTTGGGTCAATATGGCCTTTGCGGGTGTTATGTGGATCATCGCCTCTGCTATTCCAGAAACATACGCTCCTGTCATCTTAAAGAGAAAGGCTGCCAGattgagaaaagaaactggtAACCCAAAGATCATGACTGAACAAGAAGCACAAGGTATTAGTATGGGTGAAATGATGAGAGGTTGTTTGTTAAGACCTTTATACTTTTCTGTCACTGAACCTGTTCTGGTTGCCACTTGTTTTTACGTGTGCTTAATTTACTCTCTATTATATGCGTTCTTCTTTGCCTTCCCTGTCATTTTTGGTGAGTTATATGGCTACAAAGACAATCTTGTGGGGTTGATGTTTATTCCAATTGTTATCGGTGCCTTGTGGGCATTGGCTACAACATTCTACTGTGAAAACAAATATCTGCAAATCGTCAAACAGCGTAAACCAACTCCAGAAGATCGTTTGTTGGGTGCCAAGATCGGTGCCCCATTTGCTGCTATTGCTCTTTGGATTTTAGGTGCTACTGCTTATAAGCACATTATTTGGGTTGGCCCTGCTTCGGCTGGCTTAGCTTTTGGATTTGGTATGGTGTTGATTTATTATTCATTGAATAATTACATTATTGATTGTTACGTCCAATATGCCTCCAGCGCTTTAGCAACAAAGGTTTTCTTAAGATCTGCTGGTGGTGCAGCCTTTCCATTATTCACCATCCAAATGTATCACAAGTTGAATTTACATTGGGGTTCTTGGTTATTAGCTTTCATTTCAACTGCTATGATCGCGTTGCCTTTTGCATTTTCCTATTGGGGTAAAGGTTTGAGACATAAATTGTCCAAGAAAGATTACTCCATAGATAGTATTGAGTAA
- the GPH1 gene encoding glycogen phosphorylase (similar to Saccharomyces cerevisiae GPH1 (YPR160W); ancestral locus Anc_3.510) yields MPPASTSTTNDMITDEPTSPHQIPRLTRRLTGFLPQEIKSIDTMIPLKSRALWNKHQVRKFNKAEDFQDRFIDHVETTLARSLYNCDDMAAYEAASMSIRDNLVIDWNKTQQKFTTRDPKRVYYLSLEFLMGRALDNALINMKIDDPEDPAASEKEPREMIKGALDDLGFKLEDILDQEPDAGLGNGGLGRLAACFVDSMATEGIPAWGYGLRYEYGIFAQKIIDGYQVETPDYWLNSGNPWEIERNEVQIPVTFYGYVDRPEGGKTTLSASQWIGGERVLAVAYDFPVPGFKTSNVNNLRLWQARPTTEFDFAKFNNGDYKNSVAQQQRAESITAVLYPNDNFAQGKELRLKQQYFWCAASLHDILRRFKKSKRPWSEFPEQVAIQLNDTHPTLAVVELQRVLVDLEKLDWHEAWDIVTKTFAYTNHTVMQEALEKWPVGLFGHLLPRHLEIIYDINWFFLQDVAKKFPKDVDLLSRISIIEENSPERQIRMAFLAIVGSHKVNGVAELHSELIKTTIFKDFVKFYGPSKFVNVTNGITPRRWLKQANPSLAKLISETLNDPTEEYLLDMTKLTQLAKFVEDKEFLKKWNQVKLNNKIKLVDLIKKENDGVDVIKREYLDDTLFDMQVKRIHEYKRQQLNVFGIIYRYLAMKNMLKNGASIEEVAEKYPRKVSIFGGKSAPGYYMAKLIIKLVNSVADIVNNDESIEHLLKVVFIADYNVSKAEIIIPASDLSEHISTAGTEASGTSNMKFVMNGGLIIGTVDGANVEITREIGEDNVFLFGNLSENVEDLRYNHQYHPQDLPSSLESVLSCIESGQFSPENPNEFKPLVDSIKYHGDYYLVSDDFESYLATHELVDQEFHNQRSEWLKKSVLSVANVGFFSSDRCIEEYSDTIWNVEPVT; encoded by the coding sequence atGCCGCCAGCTAGCACCAGTACCACCAATGATATGATAACCGATGAACCTACCTCTCCACATCAAATCCCAAGACTTACCAGGAGACTTACAGGGTTTCTTCCACAGGAAATCAAGTCAATTGACACGATGATCCCTTTAAAATCAAGGGCATTATGGAACAAGCATCAAGTCAGAAAATTTAACAAGGCTGAAGATTTCCAAGATAGGTTCATTGACCACGTGGAAACTACGTTAGCACGTTCGCTTTATAATTGTGACGACATGGCTGCTTATGAGGCTGCTTCAATGAGTATTCGTGACAATTTGGTTATCGACTGGAACAAAACTCAGCAAAAGTTCACTACAAGAGATCCAAAGAGAGTTTACTATTTGTCCTTAGAGTTTTTGATGGGGAGAGCTTTGGACAATGCCCTAATCAACATGAAAATCGATGACCCAGAAGATCCCGCCGCATCCGAGAAAGAACCAAGAGAAATGATCAAGGGAGCCTTGGACGATTTAGGGTTCAAGTTAGAAGATATCCTGGACCAAGAACCAGATGCAGGTTTAGGTAATGGTGGTCTAGGTCGACTCGCAGCTTGCTTCGTCGACTCAATGGCCACAGAAGGCATCCCTGCCTGGGGTTACGGTTTACGTTACGAGTATGGTATCTTTGCTCAAAAGATTATCGACGGTTATCAAGTGGAAACTCCTGATTACTGGTTAAACTCTGGTAATCCATGGGAAATTGAACGTAACGAAGTGCAGATTCCAGTCACCTTTTATGGTTATGTCGATAGACCAGAGGGCGGCAAAACGACGCTAAGCGCATCGCAATGGATTGGTGGAGAAAGAGTCCTTGCTGTTGCGTATGATTTCCCTGTTCCAGGTTTCAAGACTTCCAACGTAAATAATCTAAGACTGTGGCAGGCAAGACCAACCACTGAATTCGattttgcaaaattcaACAATGGTGATTATAAGAACTCTGTAGCCCAACAACAACGTGCAGAATCCATAACTGCTGTGTTGTATCCAAACGATAATTTTGCGCAGGGAAAAGAGCTGAGGTTAAAGCAACAATACTTCTGGTGTGCTGCGTCTTTGCACGATATCTTAAGgagattcaaaaaatcaaagagaCCATGGTCCGAGTTTCCTGAACAAGTGGCCATCCAGTTGAATGATACTCATCCAACCTTAGCCGTCGTTGAGTTGCAGAGAGTTTTGGTCGACTTGGAAAAACTAGACTGGCACGAGGCTTGGGACATTGTTACCAAGACCTTTGCGTACACCAACCACACTGTTATGCAAGAGGCCCTGGAGAAATGGCCCGTTGGTCTATTCGGCCATTTGTTACCTAGACATTTAGAAATCATTTACGATATTAACTGGTTCTTCTTACAAGATGTTGCGAAAAAATTCCCAAAGGATGTGGACCTCTTGTCTCGTATATCCATTATCGAAGAAAACTCTCCAGAAAGACAAATTAGAATGGCCTTTTTGGCTATTGTTGGTTCCCATAAAGTCAACGGTGTTGCCGAGCTGCACTCTGAACTGATCAAGACCACTATTTTCAAAGACTTTGTCAAATTTTATGGCCCATCAAAATTTGTCAATGTCACTAACGGTATCACACCAAGAAGATGGTTGAAGCAGGCCAACCCTTCTTTGGCTAAACTAATTAGCGAAACTCTTAATGATCCGACAGAGGAGTATTTGCTGGACATGACCAAATTGACTCAATTGGCAAAATTCGTTGAAGATAAAgagttcttgaaaaaatggaacCAGGTCAAGCTTAATAACAAGATCAAATTAGTTGACTTAatcaaaaaggaaaatgatgGGGTAGACGTCATTAAGAGAGAGTATTTGGACGATACTTTGTTTGACATGCAGGTTAAACGTATTCATGAGTATAAGCGTCAACAGTTAAACGTCTTTGGTATTATCTACCGTTACCTggcaatgaaaaatatgttAAAGAACGGTGCTTCTATCGAAGAAGTCGCCGAAAAATATCCACGCAAGGTTTCAATTTTTGGCGGTAAGAGTGCTCCCGGATACTACATGGCTAAACTAATCATCAAGTTGGTCAACTCTGTTGCTGACATTGTTAATAATGACGAATCAATTGAGCATCTATTGAAAGTGGTCTTCATCGCTGATTACAATGTCTCCAAAGCTGAAATAATTATTCCAGCAAGTGACTTGAGTGAACATATTTCAACCGCTGGTACGGAAGCGTCTGGTACTTCCAATATGAAGTTTGTTATGAACGGTGGTTTGATTATTGGTACCGTTGACGGTGCCAATGTAGAAATCACAAGGGAAATAGGTGAAGACAATGTCTTTTTATTTGGTAACTTAAGTGAAAATGTTGAAGACTTGAGATATAACCATCAATACCACCCACAAGATTTACCATCAAGTTTGGAATCAGTATTATCCTGCATTGAAAGTGGGCAATTTTCTCCGGAGAATCCAAATGAATTCAAACCACTAGTTGACAGTATCAAATATCACGGTGATTATTACTTGGTTAGCGACGACTTTGAGTCCTACCTGGCCACCCATGAATTGGTGGATCAGGAATTCCACAATCAAAGATCAGAATGGCTGAAGAAGAGTGTATTAAGTGTTGCTAACGTCGGTTTCTTCAGCAGTGACCGTTGTATCGAAGAATACTCTGATACAATCTGGAACGTTGAACCAGTGACttaa